In Flavobacterium enshiense, the genomic stretch CATCAATCATCATCAATCAAAAAATGAACAGTTTAATCACAAAAAAAGAAATTCTATGAACATTGAAAACACCAAAGCTCAGATGCGAAAAGGGGTTTTAGAGTTCTGCATCCTATCGGTCCTAAAAGAAAAAGATGCCTACACCTCCGAAATCTTAGACACACTGAAAAACGCAAAGCTGTTAGTAGTTGAAGGAACCGTATATCCGCTACTGACACGATTAAAAAACGACGGCTTATTGAGCTATCGTTGGGAAGAATCCACTTCGGGGCCTCCCAGAAAATATTACGGTTTAACCGATGAAGGAAAAGATTTTTTAAAAGAATTAAGCGGAACC encodes the following:
- a CDS encoding PadR family transcriptional regulator, which produces MNIENTKAQMRKGVLEFCILSVLKEKDAYTSEILDTLKNAKLLVVEGTVYPLLTRLKNDGLLSYRWEESTSGPPRKYYGLTDEGKDFLKELSGTWTELAGAVNTITSQN